The genomic window CTAAGGTACTCCACTATCATGACTCCTAGATGCTGTAAGTATCTTGTATTTGCTTGCTGGTTGTGTGGATTTTTAAGTCCAGTGACCAAATTAATTTTAGTAACTTTTCTACCATTTTGTGGATCTAATGAAATACGCCATCTTTTCTGTGACTTGTCTCCTCTTCTACACCTTGCTTGTGCAGACACATTTCTCAATGTTATCATTGACTTTGTCATCAACTcttgtattattattttaactACTGCATTTATTGTATTGACTTACATGAAAATCCTGATCACAATAATCAAAATGAATAGTGCAGAGGGGCGCAGGAAGGCATTCTCAACCTGTGCAGCTCATATCACTGTCGTGCTGATATTTTTTGGAAGCGTATCCTTCATGTATGTAAGGCCACAGAAAGTATATGCACCTGAATATGACCAACTGGTAACTATAAATTATACCATTTTGACTCCATTGTTAAATCCGGCTGTCTATAGTCTTaggaataaagaaataaagaaggcAGTGAAGAAACATCTTCAGTTTAAAGGTACTAGATAATACAATGAATAATCTTTTACTTATGTTGGCTCTTTTTAAGAAACATCTTAAAGAACTGTCATGGTTAGCCCGAGGAAGTGACAAATAGGGTTTGAACAAATGATAATGGTTCACAGAGCTGTTattttctaataataataataataataataataataataataataataaagtttgacactaaaTATCACAATGTATTGCCAGTACATACAGGCAGACACAGTCAGGGTCTTCCTGGGACATCTGAACTGTAGCCTCTGCATTAAGAActgtactataaatataatattcaAATAGTCATGAATGATGACTTTTAAATAAGTACAATTTTACTGCACATTAGTTTGGCTTACTGCTCTAGAGGTAGAGTTTAGGttggaggattaaaggggtattccactcaaacataacttctgatatgttgttgcccatggtgagactaacaattcattccatacatgtcattgtgtattaagtctccttcccccagctctgagctgctgctttctgcagaaaacacaaaaatctgtgtgtgagcctttctctctgactccccctcccttctgagatagctgatg from Dendropsophus ebraccatus isolate aDenEbr1 chromosome 1, aDenEbr1.pat, whole genome shotgun sequence includes these protein-coding regions:
- the LOC138783451 gene encoding olfactory receptor 6N1-like, with translation MNQTVTGFVILGFTNLDSLRHPIFAVLLCIYFLIITGNVTIALIIWAEPRLHTPMYMFAGMLSFLDICYTAVTIPQMLVIFWIGRVYIAVSGCLLQMYFFHSLGITENYLLTVMAYDRYIAICNPLRYSTIMTPRCCKYLVFACWLCGFLSPVTKLILVTFLPFCGSNEIRHLFCDLSPLLHLACADTFLNVIIDFVINSCIIILTTAFIVLTYMKILITIIKMNSAEGRRKAFSTCAAHITVVLIFFGSVSFMYVRPQKVYAPEYDQLVTINYTILTPLLNPAVYSLRNKEIKKAVKKHLQFKGTR